A single genomic interval of Bradyrhizobium sp. AZCC 1693 harbors:
- a CDS encoding alcohol dehydrogenase produces MALMRRQSLVKFDAPLCETIVDTPKPQGREVLVRIERCGLCHSDLHIQDGYADLGGGKKLDTTRGMTLPFTLGHEIAGVVDEVGPDAPKELIGKKQAVFPWIGCGQCRDCANGDENLCVKQRFLGVSIDGGFATHVLVPDAKYLLDYDPLPVNQAATLMCSGVTAYGALKRLVDRPRQRNLLLIGLGGVGMMGLSFAQAMFKQNITVADLSPAARETALKNGAAVAYDPSEPEIVRRILKETEGGFDGVVDFAGNEKSMAFAVATVARGGKIVVSGLMGGNFSLPMVQWVYKRMTIEGFMVGTLTEAKELMALARAGKIKPTPMKEEPMADVQKWIDELRAGKVVGRIVLKN; encoded by the coding sequence ATGGCGCTGATGCGTCGCCAGTCGCTGGTCAAATTCGATGCGCCATTGTGCGAAACCATTGTCGATACGCCGAAGCCGCAAGGCCGCGAAGTTCTCGTCCGCATCGAACGCTGCGGTCTGTGCCATTCCGACCTGCACATCCAGGACGGCTATGCTGATTTGGGCGGTGGCAAAAAGCTCGACACCACCCGCGGCATGACGCTGCCGTTTACGCTCGGGCACGAGATCGCGGGCGTGGTCGATGAGGTCGGGCCAGATGCCCCGAAGGAACTGATCGGAAAGAAGCAGGCGGTATTCCCCTGGATCGGCTGCGGCCAGTGCCGCGACTGCGCCAATGGCGACGAGAACCTCTGCGTCAAGCAGCGCTTCCTCGGCGTCTCCATCGACGGCGGTTTTGCCACCCATGTGCTGGTGCCCGACGCAAAATATCTGCTGGATTACGATCCGCTTCCCGTCAACCAGGCGGCGACCCTGATGTGCTCGGGCGTCACCGCCTATGGCGCGCTGAAGCGGCTGGTCGACCGTCCGCGGCAGCGCAATCTCTTGCTGATCGGCCTCGGCGGCGTCGGCATGATGGGGCTTTCATTCGCGCAGGCGATGTTCAAGCAGAACATCACGGTCGCCGATCTTAGCCCCGCCGCGCGCGAGACCGCGCTCAAGAACGGCGCCGCGGTCGCCTACGATCCGTCCGAGCCCGAAATCGTCAGGCGCATCCTGAAGGAAACCGAGGGCGGCTTCGACGGCGTCGTCGATTTTGCCGGCAATGAGAAATCGATGGCGTTCGCTGTGGCCACCGTGGCGCGCGGCGGAAAGATCGTCGTCTCCGGCCTGATGGGCGGCAATTTCAGCCTGCCGATGGTGCAATGGGTCTACAAGCGCATGACCATCGAAGGCTTCATGGTCGGCACGCTCACTGAAGCCAAGGAATTGATGGCGCTCGCCCGCGCCGGCAAGATCAAGCCAACGCCGATGAAGGAAGAGCCGATGGCCGACGTCCAGAAATGGATCGACGAGCTGCGGGCCGGCAAGGTTGTTGGGCGGATTGTGCTGAAGAACTGA